In Flavobacterium lacustre, a genomic segment contains:
- the lpxD gene encoding UDP-3-O-(3-hydroxymyristoyl)glucosamine N-acyltransferase produces the protein MKFTAEQIAGILEGEVVGNPNAEVSQLSKIEEGYEGSLTFLANPKYLNYIYTTKASVTIVNNTFVPDAPLTTTLIKVEDAYASFSKLLEFYNEVKLNKSGIEQPSFIAETAKYGTNLYLGSFSYIGQNVVLGNNVKIYPNCFLGDNVVLGDNVIIFAGAKIYSETIIGNNCTIHSGAIIGADGFGFAPNPDGTYTKIPQIGNVIIEDNVDIGSCTTIDRATMGSTIIRKGVKLDNQIQIAHNVEIGENTVIAAQTGVAGSTKIGKNGMIGGQVGISGHLTIGDNVRIQAQSGVGRNIKDDEILQGSPTFGYNDFSKSYVHFKNLPKIVAEIEELKKEILNQKNRNNG, from the coding sequence ATGAAATTTACAGCAGAACAAATAGCGGGAATTTTAGAGGGAGAAGTCGTTGGTAATCCCAATGCCGAAGTTTCTCAGTTGTCTAAAATCGAAGAAGGATATGAAGGATCGCTCACTTTTTTGGCCAATCCTAAATACCTTAATTATATATATACTACCAAAGCATCCGTTACAATTGTCAACAATACTTTTGTTCCAGATGCACCGCTGACCACCACATTGATAAAAGTAGAAGATGCTTATGCGTCTTTTTCGAAATTATTAGAGTTTTACAACGAAGTAAAATTGAACAAAAGTGGGATTGAACAACCTTCCTTTATCGCGGAAACCGCTAAATATGGAACGAATTTATATTTGGGCAGTTTCAGTTATATTGGCCAAAATGTGGTATTAGGAAACAATGTGAAAATTTATCCCAATTGTTTTTTAGGAGATAATGTTGTTTTAGGAGATAATGTGATTATTTTTGCCGGTGCAAAAATTTATTCAGAAACCATTATTGGTAATAATTGTACGATTCACTCCGGAGCAATAATTGGGGCAGATGGTTTTGGCTTTGCGCCAAATCCGGACGGAACCTATACCAAAATTCCGCAAATTGGAAATGTGATTATAGAAGACAATGTCGATATTGGTTCATGCACCACGATTGACAGAGCCACAATGGGATCAACTATTATCCGAAAAGGAGTAAAGCTGGACAATCAAATTCAGATTGCCCATAATGTTGAGATTGGCGAAAACACCGTAATTGCGGCGCAAACCGGAGTAGCAGGTTCGACCAAAATTGGAAAAAACGGGATGATTGGCGGTCAAGTAGGTATTTCAGGCCATTTGACAATTGGCGATAATGTTCGTATTCAAGCGCAATCAGGCGTGGGAAGAAATATAAAAGACGATGAAATTTTGCAGGGAAGTCCAACATTTGGATACAATGATTTTAGCAAATCCTACGTGCATTTCAAAAATCTACCAAAGATAGTTGCAGAAATAGAAGAATTAAAAAAAGAAATATTAAACCAAAAAAATAGAAACAATGGTTAA
- the sucD gene encoding succinate--CoA ligase subunit alpha: MSVLVNKDSKIIVQGFTGSEGTFHASQMIEYGTNVVGGVTPGKGGTTHLDRPVFNTVKDAVEQAGADTTIIFVPPAFAADAIMEAADAGIKVIIAITEGIPVADMIKANSYVKERNARLIGPNCPGVITPGEAKVGIMPGFVFKKGTVGIVSKSGTLTYEAADQVVKQGLGITTAIGIGGDPIIGTTTKEAVELLMNDPETECIVMIGEIGGQLEADAAKWIKADGNRKPVVGFIAGVTAPAGRTMGHAGAIVGGSDDTAEAKKQIMRENGIHVVDSPAEIGKKVKEVLG; encoded by the coding sequence ATGAGTGTTTTAGTTAATAAAGATTCCAAAATAATTGTTCAAGGATTTACAGGAAGCGAAGGAACGTTCCATGCTTCACAGATGATCGAATACGGTACAAACGTTGTTGGTGGTGTAACTCCTGGAAAAGGGGGAACTACACATTTAGACAGACCCGTTTTTAATACTGTAAAAGATGCTGTTGAGCAAGCAGGTGCTGATACAACTATTATTTTTGTACCACCAGCTTTTGCTGCTGATGCAATTATGGAAGCTGCAGATGCTGGAATTAAAGTGATTATAGCTATTACAGAAGGAATTCCTGTAGCAGATATGATTAAAGCCAACAGCTACGTAAAAGAAAGAAACGCAAGATTAATTGGTCCTAACTGTCCAGGTGTAATTACTCCGGGAGAAGCAAAAGTAGGTATTATGCCTGGTTTTGTTTTCAAAAAAGGAACTGTTGGTATTGTTTCAAAATCTGGAACTTTAACTTACGAAGCAGCTGATCAAGTAGTAAAACAAGGATTAGGTATTACAACTGCAATTGGTATTGGTGGAGACCCAATCATTGGAACAACTACTAAAGAAGCCGTTGAATTATTGATGAACGATCCTGAAACAGAATGTATCGTTATGATAGGTGAAATTGGTGGACAATTAGAAGCTGATGCTGCTAAATGGATTAAAGCTGATGGTAACCGTAAACCAGTTGTTGGTTTTATTGCAGGAGTAACTGCTCCGGCTGGAAGAACAATGGGTCACGCAGGTGCAATCGTTGGAGGTTCTGATGATACTGCTGAAGCAAAAAAACAAATCATGAGAGAGAATGGTATTCACGTAGTGGATTCTCCTGCTGAAATTGGAAAAAAAGTAAAAGAAGTTTTAGGTTAA
- the lpxA gene encoding acyl-ACP--UDP-N-acetylglucosamine O-acyltransferase: MNQPLAYVHPGAKIAKNVVIEPFTTIHNNVVIGDGTWIGSNVTIMEGARIGKNCNIFPGAVISAVPQDLKFGGEDSLAIIGDNCTIRECVTINRGTIASGQTVVGNNCLIMAAAHIAHDCHIGNNAIIVNGVLLGGHVTIGDYAVIGGLSAVHQFISVGDHAMISGGSLLRKDVPPYTKAAKEPLSYVGINSVGLRRRGFTSEKIKEIQEIYRILYQKNYNVTQALGIIEGEMEATPERDEIIDFIRNSSRGVMKGYTGNY, encoded by the coding sequence ATGAATCAACCGTTAGCATATGTTCATCCAGGCGCAAAAATCGCCAAAAACGTTGTCATTGAACCTTTTACAACCATTCATAACAATGTAGTTATAGGTGATGGAACTTGGATAGGTTCTAATGTAACCATCATGGAAGGCGCAAGAATTGGAAAAAATTGCAATATTTTTCCTGGAGCAGTTATTTCAGCAGTTCCACAGGATTTGAAGTTTGGCGGAGAAGATTCTTTAGCTATCATTGGTGATAATTGTACCATTAGGGAATGTGTAACAATCAATAGAGGAACAATTGCTTCTGGTCAAACAGTTGTTGGTAATAACTGCTTAATTATGGCGGCGGCTCATATTGCTCACGATTGCCATATAGGCAATAATGCAATAATTGTAAATGGTGTGCTTTTAGGTGGGCACGTAACCATTGGAGATTATGCTGTTATTGGCGGATTGTCAGCTGTTCATCAATTTATAAGTGTTGGTGATCATGCTATGATTTCGGGTGGTTCTTTATTAAGAAAAGACGTTCCTCCGTATACAAAAGCAGCAAAAGAACCTTTGTCATATGTAGGAATTAATTCTGTAGGGTTAAGAAGACGTGGCTTTACATCCGAAAAAATAAAAGAGATCCAAGAAATATATCGAATTCTTTACCAAAAAAATTACAATGTAACTCAAGCTCTTGGTATTATTGAAGGAGAAATGGAAGCAACTCCGGAACGAGACGAAATTATAGATTTTATCCGAAATTCGTCAAGAGGGGTGATGAAAGGATACACCGGAAATTATTAG
- a CDS encoding nuclear transport factor 2 family protein: MSPKEIVQKFYKSDALIDRDVMQEYLHPEIILDWNSSKGFIQMNYDSILNLSQELSKAYVRSKVRISHIIAENDLVSLRYSHFVKTIENPREEMLLAHFIVIWQIKDNKLFKGYQMSQIS; the protein is encoded by the coding sequence ATGTCTCCTAAAGAAATTGTTCAAAAATTCTACAAATCGGATGCGCTAATCGACCGAGACGTAATGCAAGAATATTTGCATCCCGAAATCATTTTGGATTGGAACAGCAGTAAAGGTTTTATTCAGATGAATTATGATTCTATTTTAAATTTATCACAGGAATTGAGCAAAGCTTATGTTCGTTCTAAAGTCAGAATTAGTCATATTATCGCTGAAAATGATTTGGTTTCCCTTCGATATTCTCATTTTGTAAAGACAATTGAGAATCCAAGAGAAGAAATGTTATTGGCTCATTTTATAGTAATTTGGCAAATAAAAGACAATAAATTATTTAAAGGGTACCAAATGAGCCAAATATCTTAA
- the efp gene encoding elongation factor P encodes MASTSDIKNGLCIKYNNDIYKIIEFLHVKPGKGPAFVRTKLRSLTNGKVLDNTFSAGHKIDEVRVENHKFQFLYPEGDLFHFMNVESFEQISLNKNVLDSPDLLKEGENVMISINTETDLPLSVDMPASVVLEVTYAEPGVKGNTATNATKSATVETGATVNVPLFINEGDKIKIDTTTGSYMERVKE; translated from the coding sequence ATGGCATCTACATCAGATATTAAAAACGGATTGTGTATCAAATACAACAATGATATATATAAAATCATCGAATTTCTTCACGTAAAACCAGGAAAAGGTCCTGCTTTTGTTCGTACCAAATTAAGAAGTTTAACCAATGGAAAAGTGTTGGATAACACTTTTTCTGCAGGACATAAAATAGACGAAGTTAGAGTAGAAAACCATAAATTTCAATTCTTATATCCTGAAGGTGATTTATTTCATTTTATGAATGTAGAATCTTTCGAACAAATTTCATTGAACAAAAACGTTTTGGATTCTCCGGATTTATTAAAAGAAGGTGAAAATGTAATGATTAGTATTAATACAGAAACTGACTTGCCGCTTTCAGTAGATATGCCTGCTTCTGTAGTATTAGAGGTAACATATGCTGAACCAGGAGTAAAAGGAAATACTGCTACAAATGCTACAAAATCAGCAACTGTTGAGACTGGAGCAACTGTAAATGTTCCTTTATTTATCAATGAAGGTGACAAAATTAAAATAGATACAACAACAGGTTCTTATATGGAACGCGTAAAAGAGTAG
- a CDS encoding bifunctional UDP-3-O-[3-hydroxymyristoyl] N-acetylglucosamine deacetylase/3-hydroxyacyl-ACP dehydratase, protein MVKQKTIKTEISLTGVGLHTGKEVKMTFKPAPVNNGFTFVRVDLEGQPIIEADANYVVNTQRGTNLEKLGVKIQTPEHVLAALVGCDLDNVIIELNASELPIMDGSSKYFVEAVEKAGIVEQEAKRNVYVVKEVISFTDEATGSEILVMPSDQYCVTAMVDFGTKILGTQNATMKSISDFKSEISESRTFSFLHELESLLENGLIKGGDLNNAIVYVDKEISASTMENLKKAFGKEELTVKPNGILDNLTLHYPNEAARHKLLDVVGDLSLIGTRIQGKIIANKPGHFVNTQFAKKMSKIIKIEQRNFVPVYDLNQEPLMDIHKIMAVLPHRPPFLLIDRIIEMSDSHVVGMKNVTMNENFFVGHFPEAPVMPGVLIVEAMAQTGGILVLSTVPDPENYLTFFMKIDKVKFKHKVLPGDTLIFKCDLITPIRRGICHMQANAYANGKLVAEAELMAQIARKQ, encoded by the coding sequence ATGGTTAAACAGAAGACCATCAAAACAGAAATCTCGCTAACAGGAGTTGGATTACACACAGGAAAAGAAGTTAAAATGACTTTTAAACCTGCGCCAGTCAATAATGGCTTTACTTTTGTTCGTGTAGATCTGGAAGGGCAACCTATCATAGAAGCCGATGCTAATTATGTGGTAAATACACAAAGAGGAACTAATCTGGAAAAACTTGGCGTGAAAATCCAAACTCCAGAACATGTTTTAGCAGCATTAGTAGGTTGTGATTTAGACAATGTTATTATAGAATTGAATGCTTCAGAACTTCCAATAATGGATGGTTCATCTAAATATTTTGTTGAAGCGGTAGAAAAAGCCGGAATTGTAGAACAAGAAGCTAAACGTAATGTTTATGTGGTTAAAGAAGTTATTTCTTTTACAGACGAAGCTACGGGAAGCGAAATATTAGTAATGCCAAGCGATCAGTATTGTGTTACTGCAATGGTTGATTTTGGAACTAAAATTTTAGGAACTCAAAATGCTACAATGAAAAGTATTTCTGATTTTAAATCTGAAATATCTGAATCAAGAACTTTTAGCTTTTTGCATGAATTAGAATCATTATTAGAAAATGGTTTAATAAAAGGAGGCGATTTAAATAATGCCATCGTTTATGTTGATAAAGAAATATCTGCATCTACAATGGAAAATTTGAAAAAAGCCTTTGGTAAAGAAGAACTTACTGTAAAACCAAACGGAATTTTGGATAATCTTACATTGCATTATCCAAATGAAGCTGCGAGACATAAATTATTAGATGTAGTAGGGGATTTATCCTTAATTGGAACCCGAATTCAAGGAAAAATTATAGCCAATAAGCCCGGACATTTTGTAAATACTCAATTTGCTAAAAAAATGTCTAAAATCATTAAAATTGAGCAACGCAATTTTGTTCCTGTTTATGATTTAAATCAAGAGCCTTTGATGGATATTCATAAAATCATGGCAGTACTTCCGCACAGACCTCCATTTTTGTTGATTGACAGAATCATAGAAATGTCAGACAGTCATGTGGTAGGAATGAAAAATGTGACCATGAATGAAAATTTCTTTGTAGGTCACTTTCCGGAAGCTCCAGTTATGCCAGGTGTTTTGATTGTTGAAGCTATGGCACAAACCGGCGGGATTTTAGTATTGAGCACCGTGCCGGATCCCGAAAACTATTTGACTTTTTTCATGAAAATAGACAAAGTAAAATTCAAACATAAAGTACTTCCCGGAGATACTTTAATATTCAAATGTGATTTGATTACTCCGATACGAAGAGGAATTTGTCACATGCAAGCTAATGCGTATGCCAATGGAAAGCTGGTGGCTGAAGCTGAATTAATGGCTCAAATTGCAAGAAAACAGTAA
- a CDS encoding UDP-3-O-(3-hydroxymyristoyl)glucosamine N-acyltransferase has product MKFPKVYSLEEIANLLNCEFVGDKNFEVFGMNEIHVVTEGDIVFVDHPKYYDKALQSAASIVLINKKVDCPEGKALLISDDPFRDFNTLTNHFKPFQFSNVSVSTSAKIGEGTVIQPNTFVGNHVSIGKNCLIHSNVAIYDYTVIGDNVIIHAGTVLGADAFYYKKRPEGYDQLISGGRVVIENNVGIGALCTIDKGVTGDTTIGEGTKIDNQVHVGHDTVIGKKCLIASQTGIAGCVIIEDEVTIWGQVGTTSGITIGAKAVILGQTGVTKSVEGGKSYFGTPIEESREKLKQLANIKKIPEILTKLKEYVS; this is encoded by the coding sequence ATGAAATTCCCAAAGGTTTACTCTTTAGAAGAAATTGCAAATTTGCTTAATTGTGAATTTGTAGGCGATAAAAATTTCGAAGTTTTCGGAATGAATGAAATTCATGTTGTAACGGAAGGTGATATTGTATTTGTGGACCACCCAAAATATTATGATAAAGCTTTACAATCTGCTGCATCAATTGTTTTAATCAACAAAAAAGTAGATTGTCCTGAGGGAAAAGCACTCTTAATTTCTGATGATCCTTTTCGGGATTTTAATACGTTAACGAATCATTTCAAACCTTTTCAATTTTCAAATGTATCTGTTTCAACTTCAGCTAAAATAGGAGAAGGAACTGTAATACAACCCAATACATTTGTGGGAAATCATGTTTCAATTGGAAAAAATTGTTTAATTCATTCTAATGTAGCTATTTATGATTATACCGTAATTGGCGATAACGTAATCATTCATGCAGGAACAGTTCTTGGAGCTGATGCATTTTATTATAAAAAACGCCCTGAAGGATATGACCAATTGATTTCTGGCGGAAGAGTTGTTATCGAAAATAATGTTGGCATTGGTGCGCTTTGTACTATTGACAAAGGAGTTACCGGCGACACAACCATTGGAGAGGGAACAAAAATTGACAATCAAGTGCATGTTGGTCACGATACTGTTATTGGAAAAAAATGTTTGATTGCCTCACAAACCGGCATAGCAGGTTGTGTAATTATAGAAGATGAAGTTACGATTTGGGGACAAGTAGGCACTACAAGTGGTATCACCATAGGAGCGAAAGCAGTCATTTTGGGACAAACAGGAGTAACAAAATCTGTAGAAGGTGGGAAATCCTATTTTGGAACCCCAATTGAAGAATCGAGAGAAAAATTAAAGCAGTTGGCAAATATCAAAAAGATACCTGAAATTCTAACTAAATTGAAAGAATATGTCTCCTAA